Proteins encoded together in one Marinobacter sp. Arc7-DN-1 window:
- a CDS encoding antiporter, whose amino-acid sequence MAKTNADIENWDVENEEFWEREGKRIASRNLWISIPSLLMGFAVWLMWGMITAQMKNLGFPFSIEQLFTLSAIAGLSGATLRIPASFMIKIAGGRNTVFLTTALLMIPAAGTGIALMNPDTPFIVFQALALLSGIGGGNFACSMSNISTFYPKSKQGYGLGMNAGLGNFGVTTMQVVIPLVMTVGIFGALAGDPMQLQSPSGTLIGRIEAGTDTWIQNAGFIWLVFLIPLAFAGWFGMNNLKVVTPNPGNPLSAFGKILGLYGVGILTSIAGVWALGVLNMWLALPLTIVLTLILLRLIPGDIKPNIQNQFAIFSNKHTWSMTVLYILTFGSFIGFSAALPLSISVIFGNMMDVAADGTVTRVVNPDAPSALTWAWMGPFVGALIRPVGGWISDKVGGSIVTQIISVVMVAASVATGYVMMLAYNSTDPNVYFAPFLILFIIMFAASGIGNGSTFRSIGFIFNQQQKGPVLGWTSAVAAYGAFIAPRVMGQEIQAGTPEVAMYGFAVFYALCLVVNWWFYLRKNAYIKNP is encoded by the coding sequence ATGGCCAAAACCAACGCAGACATCGAAAACTGGGATGTCGAGAATGAAGAATTCTGGGAGCGGGAGGGCAAGCGCATTGCTTCCCGCAACCTGTGGATTTCCATCCCCAGCCTGCTGATGGGCTTTGCCGTCTGGCTGATGTGGGGAATGATCACCGCCCAGATGAAAAACCTGGGTTTTCCCTTCAGCATTGAACAGCTGTTTACCCTCTCTGCGATTGCAGGCCTGTCCGGCGCAACCCTGCGGATCCCGGCCTCATTCATGATCAAGATTGCCGGCGGGCGGAACACGGTGTTCCTGACCACCGCCCTGCTGATGATCCCGGCGGCCGGTACCGGCATCGCCCTGATGAACCCGGATACACCCTTTATCGTGTTCCAGGCCCTGGCGCTGCTCTCCGGTATCGGTGGTGGCAACTTTGCCTGCTCCATGAGCAACATCAGCACCTTCTACCCGAAAAGCAAACAGGGCTACGGCCTGGGCATGAACGCCGGGCTGGGTAATTTCGGCGTGACCACCATGCAGGTCGTCATTCCACTGGTGATGACCGTTGGCATCTTCGGCGCCCTGGCCGGTGACCCGATGCAACTGCAAAGCCCCAGCGGCACCCTTATCGGCCGTATTGAGGCAGGTACCGACACCTGGATCCAGAACGCCGGATTTATCTGGCTGGTGTTTTTGATTCCGCTGGCGTTTGCCGGCTGGTTCGGCATGAACAACCTGAAAGTGGTTACCCCGAATCCCGGTAATCCGCTTTCGGCGTTTGGCAAGATTCTTGGCCTCTATGGCGTCGGCATTCTGACGTCCATTGCAGGCGTCTGGGCCCTGGGCGTGCTGAACATGTGGCTGGCCCTGCCCCTGACCATCGTGCTCACGCTGATTCTTCTGCGGCTGATCCCGGGCGACATCAAGCCCAACATCCAGAACCAGTTTGCCATCTTCAGCAACAAGCACACCTGGTCCATGACCGTGCTCTACATCCTGACCTTCGGCTCGTTTATCGGCTTCTCCGCCGCCCTGCCGCTGTCCATCAGCGTTATCTTCGGGAACATGATGGACGTTGCTGCCGACGGCACGGTAACCCGGGTGGTGAACCCTGATGCGCCGAGCGCACTGACCTGGGCCTGGATGGGGCCGTTTGTGGGCGCCCTCATTCGCCCGGTCGGCGGCTGGATTTCCGATAAGGTCGGCGGCTCCATCGTTACCCAGATCATCTCGGTTGTGATGGTTGCCGCCTCTGTGGCCACCGGCTACGTGATGATGCTGGCGTACAACTCCACTGATCCGAACGTCTACTTTGCGCCCTTCCTGATTCTGTTCATTATCATGTTCGCCGCCAGCGGTATCGGCAACGGCTCAACCTTCCGCAGCATCGGTTTCATCTTTAACCAGCAGCAGAAAGGCCCGGTTCTGGGCTGGACATCAGCGGTTGCTGCCTACGGTGCATTCATCGCGCCACGGGTGATGGGCCAGGAAATCCAGGCCGGCACACCGGAAGTGGCCATGTATGGGTTTGCGGTGTTCTACGCCCTCTGCCTGGTAGTTAACTGGTGGTTCTACCTGCGCAAGAATGCCTACATCAAGAATCCGTAG
- a CDS encoding globin, with the protein MSFDDIFDASYERVVIPRPGSPDFFEAFYRRFLMSSSEVRMLFRNTDMAEQRHMLKKSFFSLVSFYASGIIDDVLRRTAYLHSARQLNIKPHLYDLWLECLIDTVRAYDPEFSDDVELAWRLILSPGITYMKFGYYHF; encoded by the coding sequence ATGTCCTTCGATGATATCTTTGACGCCAGCTATGAACGTGTCGTAATACCCCGTCCCGGCAGTCCGGACTTTTTTGAAGCCTTTTACCGCCGCTTTCTGATGTCGTCGTCGGAAGTCCGCATGCTCTTTCGCAATACGGATATGGCAGAACAACGACATATGCTGAAGAAATCGTTTTTCAGCCTGGTTTCGTTTTACGCAAGCGGCATTATTGACGACGTTCTCCGTCGGACGGCCTACCTGCACAGTGCCCGTCAACTCAACATCAAACCGCACCTCTACGACCTATGGCTGGAGTGCCTGATCGACACCGTAAGGGCTTACGATCCGGAGTTCAGCGACGATGTTGAGCTGGCCTGGAGGCTCATCCTCAGCCCCGGGATCACCTACATGAAGTTTGGCTATTACCATTTCTGA